A stretch of Chiloscyllium plagiosum isolate BGI_BamShark_2017 chromosome 6, ASM401019v2, whole genome shotgun sequence DNA encodes these proteins:
- the LOC122550792 gene encoding NEDD4-binding protein 2-like 1, with amino-acid sequence MSAESLAQSFQKLRLQHPGRRPPRGPRLIRKRLYLLRGLPGSGKTTLARNLKHQFRGAVILSTDDYFIREDGSYLFQKYLLDEAHEWNHERAKSAMRQGRSPIIIDNTNTEAWEMKPYVNMARENGYEVKFREPDTPWKFDIRKLTRINSHGVPRETIERMKERYERNITIDKVLHAEREA; translated from the exons ATGTCGGCGGAATCTTTGGCGCAGTCCTTTCAGAAGCTGCGCCTGCAGCACCCTGGCCGCAGGCCACCTCGAGGTCCCCGTCTGATAAGAAAACGCCTTTATTTACTGAGGGGACTGCCAGGATCAGGGAAGACCACGTTAGCCAG AAATCTAAAACATCAGTTTCGTGGAGCAGTGATATTGAGTACAGATGATTATTTCATCAGAGAAGATGGCTCATATTTATTTCAGAAGTACCTACTTGACGAAGCTCATGAATGGAACCATGAAAGGG CCAAATCAGCTATGAGACAAGGGAGGTCTCCAATTATTATAGATAATACCAACACTGAAGCATGGGAAATGAAACCATATGTGAATATG GCACGAGAGAATGGTTATGAAGTGAAATTCCGAGAGCCAGATACACCCTGGAAATTTGACATTAGAAAATTAACAAG AATAAATTCACATGGTGTTCCGAGAGAAACAATTGAACGAATGAAGGAACGGTACGAGAGGAATATCACTATTGACAAAGTGCTGCATGCGGAAAGGGAGGCCTGA